In one Culex quinquefasciatus strain JHB chromosome 2, VPISU_Cqui_1.0_pri_paternal, whole genome shotgun sequence genomic region, the following are encoded:
- the LOC6046637 gene encoding 3,4-dihydroxyphenylacetaldehyde synthase, whose protein sequence is MANMDVNEFREFGKAAIDWVADYLENVRDREVLPSVEPGYLHNMIPSEIPEHGDHWKSIMEDFKRCILPGITHWQSPNFHAFYPSQTSYSSIVGETLAAGLGVVGFSWICSPACTELEVIMMNWLGQLLNLPKCFLNCDDGNGGGIIQGSASESIFVAVLVAREQAVRRLKVEHPELTEAEIRGRMVAYTSDQSNSAVEKSGILGAIKMRLLPANDDCVLRGSTLIKAVEEDKANGLFPVIMVATLGTTGTCAYDKLEEIGPYCNENNIWLHIDAAYAGASFCLPEYAWIKKGLEAADSLNFNLHKWLFVNFDCCAMWFKDANRITDAFSVDRIYLQHKYQGQSKAPDYRHWQIQLGRRFRSLKVWVTLKTMGAEKIRELIRFHISLAQKLEAYARADDRFEVTSSTLALVCFRLKGEDALSKQLLENITKRKKIYMIPATFQGKFILRFMIGGIDPQPADIDYAWNEIKTQTDVLLGVDENGNDVTVKDIIKQEMFEKEKPIGMITESLNGLVLANEKAK, encoded by the exons ATGGCGAATATGGACGTTAACGAGTTCCGGGAGTTTGGAAAGGCGGCCATCGACTGGGTGGCGGACTATCTGGAGAACGTTCGGGATAG AGAGGTCCTGCCCTCGGTGGAGCCCGGCTATTTGCATAACATGATCCCGTCTGAGATTCCCGAGCACGGTGATCACTGGAAGTCAATCATGGAGGACTTCAAGCGGTGTATCCTTCCCGGCATAACCCACTGGCAGTCACCAAACTTCCACGCCTTTTACCCCTCACAAACCTCGTACTCGTCGATCGTGGGTGAAACGCTGGCCGCTGGGCTGGGTGTCGTTGGATTTAGCTGG atTTGCAGTCCCGCTTGTACCGAGCTGGAAGTGATCATGATGAACTGGTTGGGCCAGCTGTTGAATCTACCCAAGTGTTTCTTGAACTGCGACGATGGCAACGGTGGAGGCATCATCCAAGGATCGGCCAGTGAGTCGATCTTCGTGGCCGTGTTGGTAGCTCGCGAGCAAGCCGTTCGTCGGTTGAAGGTGGAACATCCAGAGCTAACGGAAGCGGAGATTCGAGGTCGCATGGTAGCTTACACCAGTGATCAGAGCAACAGTGCCGTGGAAAAGTCCGGAATTTTGGGTGCGATCAAGATGCGTTTGCTGCCGGCGAATGAcgattgtgtgctgcgaggaagTACGCTGATCAAGGCGGTTGAGGAAGACAAGGCCAATGGACTGTTTCCGGTGATTATGGTTGCTACGCTGGGAACGACCGGAACTTGCGCGTACGATAAGCTAGAAGAGATTGGACCGTACTGTAATGAGAACAATATCTGGCTTCACATCGATGCTGCGTACGCAGGAGCTTCGTTCTGTCTGCCGGAGTACGCCTGGATCAAGAAGGGACTTGAGGCGGCCGATTCGCTCAACTTCAACTTGCACAAGTGGCTATTCGTGAACTTTGACTGTTGTGCGATGTGGTTCAAGGATGCCAACAGAATCACCGATGCGTTCAGTGTGGATCGGATCTACCTGCAGCACAAGTATCAGGGACAGAGCAAAGCCCCGGACTATCGCCACTGGCAGATTCAGCTCGGTAGACGATTCCGTTCGCTGAAGGTTTGGGTCACCCTCAAGACCATGGGAGCAGAGAAGATCCGAGAGCTGATCCGATTCCACATAAGCTTGGCTCAAAAGCTCGAGGCTTACGCTCGGGCTGATGATCGGTTTGAGGTGACTTCCTCCACCCTGGCACTGGTGTGCTTCCGTCTTAAGGGAGAGGATGCGCTGTCGAAGCAACTGCTCGAAAACATCACCAAGCGCAAGAAGATCTACATGATTCCGGCAACTTTCCAGGGCAAGTTTATCCTTCGATTCATGATCGGCGGAATCGATCCTCAGCCGGCAGATATTGATTATGCCTGGAACGAGATCAAAACACAGACAGATGTGCTGCTGGGAGTTGACGAAAATGGTAACGATGTCACCGTTAAAGATATTATTAAGCAGGAAATGTTTGAGAAGGAGAAGCCTATCGGAATGATTACAGAATCCCTGAATGGGCTTGTGTTGGCTAATGAAAAGGCAAAGTAG
- the LOC6046636 gene encoding aromatic-L-amino-acid decarboxylase isoform X2 has product MQAPEFKDFAKEMVDYIANYLENIRDRRVLPEVQPGYLRPLIPAEAPEKPESWQDVMADIERVIMPGVTHWHSPKFHAYFPTANSYPAIVADMLSGAIACIGFTWIASPACTELEVEMLNWLGKMLGLPEEFLASSGGQAGGVIQGTASEATLVALLGAKAKAIKRAQEEHPEWDETTIVSKLVGYTSNQSHSSVERAGLLGGVKLRSLKADSNLQLRGETLEAAIKQDLADGLIPFYAVCTLGTTNTCAFDRLDELGPVGNKYNVWIHVDAAYAGSAFVCPEYRPLMKGIETADSFNFNPHKWMLVNFDCSAMWLKEPYWIVNAFNVDPLYLKHDMQGSAPDYRHWQIPLGRRFRALKLWFVLRLYGVENIQAHIRRHCAFAKQFEALCVADERFEIFSTVQMGLACFRLKGTNELNEALLKRINGRGKIHLVPSKVNDTYFLRMAVCSRFTEAADIDYSWKEVAASADELLAEKK; this is encoded by the exons ATGCAGGCTCCGGAATTCAAGGATTTTGCCAAGGAGATGGTGGACTACATCGCCAACTATCTGGAAAATATCCGCGACAG ACGCGTTCTTCCGGAGGTCCAACCGGGCTACCTGCGCCCGCTGATTCCGGCGGAGGCCCCCGAGAAGCCCGAGAGCTGGCAGGACGTGATGGCCGACATCGAGCGCGTCATCATGCCCGGTGTGACCCACTGGCACAGCCCCAAGTTCCACGCGTACTTCCCGACCGCCAACTCGTACCCGGCGATCGTCGCCGACATGCTGAGCGGTGCCATCGCGTGCATCGGATTCACTTGG ATTGCCAGCCCGGCTTGTACCGAGTTGGAGGTCGAGATGCTCAACTGGCTGGGAAAGATGTTGGGTCTGCCGGAGGAATTCCTGGCCAGTTCCGGAGGTCAGGCTGGTGGTGTGATTCAGGGAACTGCCAGCGAGGCTACGCTGGTGGCTCTGCTCGGTGCTAAGGCCAAGGCCATCAAGCGCGCCCAGGAAGAGCATCCGGAGTGGGACGAGACCACGATTGTTTCCAAGCTGGTTGGGTACACTTCAA ACCAATCCCACTCATCTGTTGAGCGAGCTGGTCTCCTCGGAGGTGTTAAGCTTCGCTCGCTGAAGGCCGACTCAAACCTGCAACTGCGAGGTGAAACTCTAGAAGCCGCCATCAAGCAGGACTTGGCCGACGGGCTGATCCCGTTCTACGCCGTGTGCACCCTGGGAACGACCAACACGTGTGCGTTCGATCGTCTCGACGAGCTCGGTCCAGTCGGCAACAAGTACAACGTCTGGATCCACGTGGACGCTGCGTACGCCGGGTCAGCCTTCGTCTGTCCCGAGTACCGTCCGCTGATGAAGGGAATCGAAACGGCCGATTCTTTCAACTTCAACCCCCACAAGTGGATGCTGGTCAACTTTGACTGCAGTGCCATGTGGCTGAAGGAGCCGTACTGGATCGTCAACGCGTTCAACGTCGACCCGCTCTACCTGAAGCACGACATGCAGGGATCCGCTCCGGACTACCGTCACTGGCAAATCCCGTTGGGTCGTCGTTTCCGTGCCCTCAAGCTGTGGTTCGTGCTCCGGCTGTACGGAGTTGAGAACATCCAGGCCCACATCCGTCGCCACTGCGCCTTCGCCAAGCAGTTCGAAGCCCTGTGCGTTGCGGATGAACGCTTCGAGATCTTCAGCACTGTTCAAATGGGACTGGCTTGCTTTAGACTGAAGGGAACCAACGAGCTGAACGAGGCACTGCTCAAGCGCATCAACGGACGTGGCAAGATTCATCTGGTGCCATCGAAGGTCAACGATACGTACTTCCTGCGTATGGCGGTTTGTTCGCGATTCACCGAGGCCGCCGATATCGATTACTCGTGGAAGGAGGTGGCCGCCTCCGCCGACGAGCTGCTGGCCGAGAAGAAGTGA
- the LOC6046636 gene encoding aromatic-L-amino-acid decarboxylase isoform X1, whose protein sequence is METNRFEAPPVVEMQAPEFKDFAKEMVDYIANYLENIRDRRVLPEVQPGYLRPLIPAEAPEKPESWQDVMADIERVIMPGVTHWHSPKFHAYFPTANSYPAIVADMLSGAIACIGFTWIASPACTELEVEMLNWLGKMLGLPEEFLASSGGQAGGVIQGTASEATLVALLGAKAKAIKRAQEEHPEWDETTIVSKLVGYTSNQSHSSVERAGLLGGVKLRSLKADSNLQLRGETLEAAIKQDLADGLIPFYAVCTLGTTNTCAFDRLDELGPVGNKYNVWIHVDAAYAGSAFVCPEYRPLMKGIETADSFNFNPHKWMLVNFDCSAMWLKEPYWIVNAFNVDPLYLKHDMQGSAPDYRHWQIPLGRRFRALKLWFVLRLYGVENIQAHIRRHCAFAKQFEALCVADERFEIFSTVQMGLACFRLKGTNELNEALLKRINGRGKIHLVPSKVNDTYFLRMAVCSRFTEAADIDYSWKEVAASADELLAEKK, encoded by the exons ATGGAAACTAACAGGTTTGAGGCCCCTCCGGTG GTCGAAATGCAGGCTCCGGAATTCAAGGATTTTGCCAAGGAGATGGTGGACTACATCGCCAACTATCTGGAAAATATCCGCGACAG ACGCGTTCTTCCGGAGGTCCAACCGGGCTACCTGCGCCCGCTGATTCCGGCGGAGGCCCCCGAGAAGCCCGAGAGCTGGCAGGACGTGATGGCCGACATCGAGCGCGTCATCATGCCCGGTGTGACCCACTGGCACAGCCCCAAGTTCCACGCGTACTTCCCGACCGCCAACTCGTACCCGGCGATCGTCGCCGACATGCTGAGCGGTGCCATCGCGTGCATCGGATTCACTTGG ATTGCCAGCCCGGCTTGTACCGAGTTGGAGGTCGAGATGCTCAACTGGCTGGGAAAGATGTTGGGTCTGCCGGAGGAATTCCTGGCCAGTTCCGGAGGTCAGGCTGGTGGTGTGATTCAGGGAACTGCCAGCGAGGCTACGCTGGTGGCTCTGCTCGGTGCTAAGGCCAAGGCCATCAAGCGCGCCCAGGAAGAGCATCCGGAGTGGGACGAGACCACGATTGTTTCCAAGCTGGTTGGGTACACTTCAA ACCAATCCCACTCATCTGTTGAGCGAGCTGGTCTCCTCGGAGGTGTTAAGCTTCGCTCGCTGAAGGCCGACTCAAACCTGCAACTGCGAGGTGAAACTCTAGAAGCCGCCATCAAGCAGGACTTGGCCGACGGGCTGATCCCGTTCTACGCCGTGTGCACCCTGGGAACGACCAACACGTGTGCGTTCGATCGTCTCGACGAGCTCGGTCCAGTCGGCAACAAGTACAACGTCTGGATCCACGTGGACGCTGCGTACGCCGGGTCAGCCTTCGTCTGTCCCGAGTACCGTCCGCTGATGAAGGGAATCGAAACGGCCGATTCTTTCAACTTCAACCCCCACAAGTGGATGCTGGTCAACTTTGACTGCAGTGCCATGTGGCTGAAGGAGCCGTACTGGATCGTCAACGCGTTCAACGTCGACCCGCTCTACCTGAAGCACGACATGCAGGGATCCGCTCCGGACTACCGTCACTGGCAAATCCCGTTGGGTCGTCGTTTCCGTGCCCTCAAGCTGTGGTTCGTGCTCCGGCTGTACGGAGTTGAGAACATCCAGGCCCACATCCGTCGCCACTGCGCCTTCGCCAAGCAGTTCGAAGCCCTGTGCGTTGCGGATGAACGCTTCGAGATCTTCAGCACTGTTCAAATGGGACTGGCTTGCTTTAGACTGAAGGGAACCAACGAGCTGAACGAGGCACTGCTCAAGCGCATCAACGGACGTGGCAAGATTCATCTGGTGCCATCGAAGGTCAACGATACGTACTTCCTGCGTATGGCGGTTTGTTCGCGATTCACCGAGGCCGCCGATATCGATTACTCGTGGAAGGAGGTGGCCGCCTCCGCCGACGAGCTGCTGGCCGAGAAGAAGTGA